The proteins below come from a single Aegilops tauschii subsp. strangulata cultivar AL8/78 chromosome 6, Aet v6.0, whole genome shotgun sequence genomic window:
- the LOC109754375 gene encoding putative protein phosphatase 2C 23 codes for METLEPIQKTLGEIDKRIPDALRAAFGLEKRASRSSEDAIASFFALYLEPPHHRERRELDGEEPRALRMNWASCYAPRHNEDAHFGHDEAGVVGVADGVGGYRKKGVDAGAFSRGLMTSAFLQVLATEPGTPVCPYTLLERAYEETVASAADGGSTAVILSLAGTALKWAFIGDSAFAVFRDGRLVHRSQRQQRRFNCPFQLNATGKGERVNKADVGQMAVRHGDVVVLGTDGLFDNMFDAELEVVVRMGMALGFSPKNMADVVAGIAYEMSTSKTRDSPYSADSRRLQGDHRRGGKPDDITVVVAFIVSLYS; via the coding sequence ATGGAGACGTTGGAGCCGATCCAGAAAACCCTGGGCGAGATCGACAAACGGATCCCCGACGCCCTCCGCGCCGCGTTCGGCCTCGAGAAGCGAGCCTCGCGCTCCTCCGAGGACGCCATCGCCAGCTTCTTCGCGCTGTATCTAGAGCCGCCGCATCATCGGGAGCGCCGCGAGCTCGACGGCGAGGAGCCGCGGGCTCTGAGGATGAACTGGGCCTCATGCTACGCGCCGCGCCACAACGAGGACGCGCACTTCGGGCACGACGAGGCCGGCGTCGTCGGCGTGGCGGACGGCGTCGGCGGGTACCGCAAGAAAGGCGTGGACGCCGGCGCGTTCTCGCGCGGGCTCATGACGAGCGCCTTCCTGCAGGTGCTGGCGACCGAGCCCGGCACGCCCGTCTGCCCGTACACGCTGCTGGAGCGGGCGTACGAGGAGACGGTGGCCTCGGCCGCGGACGGGGGGTCCACGGCGGTCATCCTCTCGCTCGCCGGCACGGCTCTCAAGTGGGCGTTCATCGGCGACAGCGCGTTCGCCGTGTTCCGAGACGGCAGGCTCGTGCACCGTTCGCAGCGGCAGCAGAGGCGTTTCAACTGCCCGTTCCAGCTCAATGCAACCGGAAAAGGGGAGCGCGTGAACAAAGCCGACGTCGGGCAGATGGCGGTGAGACACGGGGACGTCGTGGTGCTCGGGACCGACGGGCTGTTCGACAACATGTTCGACGCGGAGCTGGAGGTGGTCGTGCGGATGGGCATGGCGCTGGGCTTCTCGCCCAAGAACATGGCGGACGTGGTCGCGGGCATCGCTTACGAGATGTCGACGAGCAAAACCAGAGACTCGCCGTACAGCGCCGACAGCCGGAGGCTACAAGGAGACCACCGCCGCGGTGGGAAGCCAGACGATATTACTGTCGTCGTCGCCTTCATTGTCTCTCTGTACTCTTGA